A genomic stretch from Falco cherrug isolate bFalChe1 chromosome 3, bFalChe1.pri, whole genome shotgun sequence includes:
- the KIAA2013 gene encoding uncharacterized protein KIAA2013 homolog, with product MWLQQRLKGLPGLLSSSWARRLLLLLALLLAACWYLGAGRARRGTGRGAGRGAEPRGAAALCLQAATGAWRAQAERGDALPLPEDAAGGGAGPALAGNGFLLLDAAAGRLWVSAAGAGGPALATEYPALVRLRALGGRGEARAALAALRDGAVWRVRCVQTGAGAGAGECVTVREEVVAHRSRPHLYLQRIRIANPTERVAAFEASAPAPAVSPGGRFATSLEKVEDRQFLLSSGRLLLAGSPKVVLMVVAAKKLVSRVQVAPKSHFDETVLSVVYTSEPIEVSRLEETFSKLRESARKEMLEVMQMRVEDLFQEHQQTWSDLFISGIEMRKITDLHTPSSETVNMTLYYVLSSMPAPLLDPLITGEDREKMEASLNYADHCFSGHATMHAENLWPAKLTSVTQILQLSDLWKLTLQKRGCKGLVAAGVHGLMQGMVLSFGGLQFTENHLQFQADPEVLHNSYSLRGIHYNKDLINLAVLLDAEGKPFLHVSVKFQDKPVKLYACEAGCMNEPVELTSEARGHTFPVMVTQPITPLLYISTDLIHLQDLRHTLHLKSILAHEEHMAKQYPGLPFLFWFSVASLITLFHLFLFKLIYNEYCGPGAKPLFRSKV from the exons atgtggctgcagcagcggctgaaggggctgccggggctgctctccagcagctgggcgcggcggctgctgctgctgctggcgctgcTGCTGGCGGCCTGCTGGTACCtgggggcgggccgggcgcggcggggcacggggcggggggccgggcggggggccgagccccgcggcgccgccgcccTCTGCCTGCAGGCGGCCACGGGCGCCTGGCGGGCGCAGGCCGAGCGCGGCGATGCGCTGCCGCTGCCCGAGGATgcggccgggggcggcgcggggccggcgctgGCGGGTAACGGCTTCCTGCTGCTGGACGCGGCCGCCGGCCGCCTCTGGGTGtcggcggcgggggcgggcggcccggcgctGGCCACCGAGTACCCGGCGCTGGTGCGGCTGAGGGCGCTGGGCGGGCGCGGCGAGGCGCGGGCGGCGCTGGCGGCGCTGCGGGACGGCGCCGTGTGGCGGGTGCGCTGCGTGCAGacgggggccggggcgggcgccgGCGAGTGCGTGACGGTGCGGGAGGAGGTGGTGGCGCACCGCAGCCGGCCGCACCTTTACCTGCAGCGCATCCGCATCGCCAACCCCACCGAGCGCGTGGCTGCCTTCGAGGCctcggccccggcccctgccgTCTCGCCGGGCGGCCGCTTTGCCAccagcctggagaaggtggAGGACCGGCAGTTCCTGCTCTCCTCCGGCCGCCTGCTGCTGGCCGGCAGCCCCAAGGTGGTGCTCATGGTGGTGGCTGCCAAGAAGCTCGTGAGCCGGGTGCAGGTCGCGCCCAAATCCCACTTCGATGAGACCGTGCTCTCTGTGGTGTACACCTCGGAGCCCATCGAGGTCTCTCGGCTGGAGGAGACCTTCAGCAAGCTGAGGGAGTCGGCCAGGAAGGAGATGCTGGAGGTGATGCAGATGCGGGTGGAAGATCTCTTCCAGGAGCACCAACAGACCTGGTCTGACCTCTTCATTTCAG GGATTGAAATGAGAAAGATCACAGATTTGCATACACCGTCCAGTGAGACCGTTAACATGACGCTCTACTACGTGCTGTCAAGCATGCCAGCCCCTCTGCTAGATCCACTCATTACTGGGGAGGACAGAGAAAAAATGGAAGCCAGCCTGAACTATGCTGACCACTGCTTCAGTGGCCACGCAACCATGCACGCAGAGAACCTGTGGCCAGCAAAGCTGACCAGTGTCACCCAGATCTTGCAGCTCTCAGACCTGTGGAAGCTAACTCTCCAGAAACGAGGATGCAAGGGTCTTGTGGCAGCTGGAGTCCATGGACTTATGCAGGGAATGGTGCTTAGTTTTGGGGGTCTGCAGTTCACGGAAAACCATCTTCAGTTTCAGGCTGACCCTGAGGTACTTCACAACAGCTATTCCTTACGTGGGATCCATTACAATAAGGACTTGATTAATCTAGCTGTTCTGCTGGATGCTGAAGGAAAGCCCTTCTTGCATGTGTCTGTGAAATTCCAAGACAAGCCAGTTAAACTATACGCATGTGAGGCGGGCTGTATGAATGAGCCTGTGGAGCTGACCTCAGAGGCACGAGGTCATACGTTCCCTGTCATGGTGACTCAACCCATCACACCACTGCTTTATATATCAACAGATTTGATCCACTTGCAGGACCTGAGACACACGCTCCATCTAAAATCTATTCTGGCTCATGAGGAACACATGGCCAAGCAATACCCAGGCTTACCCTTCCTGTTCTGGTTCAGCGTGGCCTCCTTGATCACATTGTTTCACTTGTTTCTGTTCAAACTCATCTACAATGAATATTGTGGGCCAGGAGCCAAGCCGCTTTTCAGGAGTAAGGTATAA
- the PLOD1 gene encoding procollagen-lysine,2-oxoglutarate 5-dioxygenase 1 isoform X2, with the protein MTTTLPESLLILTVATKQTEGFQRFRRSAQFFNYKVQVLGLDEEWQGGDDENPAGGGQKVRLLKSALKQYADKEDLIILFIDSYDVLFASGPAELLKKFKQAKSKVVFSAENYIYPDRKLEAKYPQVRDGKRFLGSGGFIGYAPNLKKLVEEWKGHDDDSDQLFYTNVFLDPEKRESINISLDQRSRIFQNLNGALDEVVLKFENSRVRARNLLYDTLPVVIHGNGPTKLQLNYLGNYIPQIWTFETGCTVCDEGLRSLTGFKDEALPMILIGIFIEQPTPFLSQFFLRLRNLHYPKQRIQLFIHNHEQHHLKQVDSFVKKHGKEYLAVKVIGPDDEVENAEARNLGMDLCRKDPDCDYYFSLDAEIVLKNTETLRILIEQNKLVIAPLVSRHEKLWSNFWGALSPDGYYARSEDYVDVVQRRRVGLWNVPYISSVYLVKAKALRLELDQGDLFHNGKLDADMAFCHNVRNQGVFMYLTNRHEFGHILSLENYQTTHLHNDLWQIFSNPEDWREKYIHENYTAALKGKLVEMPCPDVYWFPIFTDTACDELVEEMEHYGQWSTGDNTDSRIQGGYENVPTIDIHMNQIGFEREWYKFLLDYIAPITEKLYPGYYTKTQFELAFVVRYKPDEQPSLMPHHDASTFTINIALNRVGIDYEGGGCRFLRYNCSIRAPRKGWTLMHPGRLTHYHEGLPTTKGTRYIAVSFLDP; encoded by the exons ATGACGACTACTCTGCCTG AAAGCCTGCTGATTCTTACTGTTGCCACCAAGCAGACTGAGGGATTCCAGCGCTTTAGAAGATCAGCCCAATTCTTCAACTACAAAGTCCAG gtgctggggctggatgAGGAATGGCAGGGTGGAGATGACGAGAACCCAGCAGGAGGTGGGCAGAAGGTCCGTCTCTTGAAATCAGCTTTGAAGCAGTATGCGGATAAGGAAGACTTGATCATCCTTTTCATAGACAG CTATGATGTACTCTTTGCTTCGGGCCCTGCAGAACTGCTCAAGAAGTTCAAACAAGCCAAGAGCAAGGTGGTCTTCTCAGCAGAGAACTACATCTATCCTGACAGAAAGTTGGAAGCCAAGTACCCTCAGGTGCGAGACGGAAAGCGCTTCCTGGGCTCTGGAG GCTTCATAGGTTATGCTCCAAACTTGAAGAAGCTTGTGGAGGAGTGGAAAGGACATGATGATGACAGTGACCAGCTCTTCTACACAAATGTCTTCTTGGATCCAGAAAAAAGA gaaagcatCAACATCAGTCTAGACCAAAGAAGCCGGATCTTCCAAAACCTAAATGGAGCATTAG ATGAGGTAGTTCTGAAGTTTGAAAACTCACGAGTGAGAGCAAGAAACTTGTTGTATGACACTCTGCCTGTGGTGATTCATGGAAATGGACCCACCAAG ctgcagctgaactACCTGGGAAACTACATTCCTCAAATATGGACGTTTGAGACTGGCTGCACTGTGTGTGATGAAGGTCTGCGAAGCCTCACAGGGTTTAAG GATGAAGCATTGCCAATGATTCTGATTGGTATTTTCATCGAGCAGCCCACACCATTCCTCTCCCAGTTTTTCTTGCGGCTTCGTAACCTTCATTACCCAAAGCAACGAATCCAGCTCTTCATTCACAACCAT GAGCAACATCACTTAAAGCAGGTGGATTCCTTTGTTAAAAAGCACGGCAAAGAATATCTCGCTGTCAAAGTGATTGGACCAGATGATGAGGTGGAGAATGCTGAAGCACGTAACTTGGGCAT GGATTTGTGCAGAAAGGATCCTGACTGTGACTATTACTTTAGCCTGGATGCTGAGATAGTTCTGAAGAACACAGAGACTCTAAGGATCCTGATCGAACAGAACAA GCTGGTGATTGCCCCACTGGTAAGCCGTCATGAGAAGTTGTGGTCAAATTTCTGGGGAGCACTGAGCCCTGATGGATACTATGCCCGCTCAGAAGATTATGTGGATGTTGTTCAAAGGCGGAGGGT TGGGCTTTGGAATGTTCCCTACATCAGCAGCGTTTACTTGGTTAAAGCCAAGGCTCTGCGATTGGAGCTTGACCAAGGAGATCTCTTTCACAATGGCAAGCTGGATGCTGACATGGCTTTCTGCCACAACGTCCGGAATCAG ggAGTCTTTATGTACCTGACAAATCGGCATGAGTTTGGACACATACTGTCCCTGGAGAATTACCAGACAACTCACCTCCACAATGACCTCTGGCAAATATTCAGCAATCCTGAG GACTGGAGAGAAAAGTACATCCATGAAAACtacacagcagctctgaaaggGAAATTAGTAGAAATG CCCTGCCCAGATGTTTACTGGTTCCCCATATTCACTGACACTGCCTGTGATGAGCTGGTGGAAGAAATGGAGCATTATGGCCAGTGGTCCACCGGTGACAACACG GACAGCAGAATACAAGGAGGATATGAGAATGTCCCAACTATTGACATACACATGAACCAAATTGGCTTTGAAAGAGAATGGTATAAGTTTCTTTTGGACTATATTGCACCCATCACAGAGAAACTGTATCCAGGTTACTATACCAAG ACTCAGTTTGAGCTAGCCTTTGTAGTTCGCTACAAACCTGATGAGCAGCCCTCTCTAATGCCCCATCACGATGCTTCCACCTTTACCATTAACATTGCTTTGAACCGAGTTGGAATAGACTATGAG GGAGGAGGCTGCCGGTTCCTGCGCTACAATTGCTCCATTCGAGCTCCACGGAAAGGCTGGACCCTTATGCATCCAGGACGCCTGACCCACTATCATGAAGGTCTTCCAACCACCAAAGGAACCCGTTATATCGCAGTGTCCTTTCTTGACCCCTAG
- the PLOD1 gene encoding procollagen-lysine,2-oxoglutarate 5-dioxygenase 1 isoform X1, whose protein sequence is MVPPAALLPWALLALLAAPGGGASGQEESLLILTVATKQTEGFQRFRRSAQFFNYKVQVLGLDEEWQGGDDENPAGGGQKVRLLKSALKQYADKEDLIILFIDSYDVLFASGPAELLKKFKQAKSKVVFSAENYIYPDRKLEAKYPQVRDGKRFLGSGGFIGYAPNLKKLVEEWKGHDDDSDQLFYTNVFLDPEKRESINISLDQRSRIFQNLNGALDEVVLKFENSRVRARNLLYDTLPVVIHGNGPTKLQLNYLGNYIPQIWTFETGCTVCDEGLRSLTGFKDEALPMILIGIFIEQPTPFLSQFFLRLRNLHYPKQRIQLFIHNHEQHHLKQVDSFVKKHGKEYLAVKVIGPDDEVENAEARNLGMDLCRKDPDCDYYFSLDAEIVLKNTETLRILIEQNKLVIAPLVSRHEKLWSNFWGALSPDGYYARSEDYVDVVQRRRVGLWNVPYISSVYLVKAKALRLELDQGDLFHNGKLDADMAFCHNVRNQGVFMYLTNRHEFGHILSLENYQTTHLHNDLWQIFSNPEDWREKYIHENYTAALKGKLVEMPCPDVYWFPIFTDTACDELVEEMEHYGQWSTGDNTDSRIQGGYENVPTIDIHMNQIGFEREWYKFLLDYIAPITEKLYPGYYTKTQFELAFVVRYKPDEQPSLMPHHDASTFTINIALNRVGIDYEGGGCRFLRYNCSIRAPRKGWTLMHPGRLTHYHEGLPTTKGTRYIAVSFLDP, encoded by the exons ATGGTGCCGCCGGCGGCGCTGCTGCCCTGGGCGCTGCTGGCGCTGCTCgcggcgccgggcggcggcgccTCCGGGCAGGAAG AAAGCCTGCTGATTCTTACTGTTGCCACCAAGCAGACTGAGGGATTCCAGCGCTTTAGAAGATCAGCCCAATTCTTCAACTACAAAGTCCAG gtgctggggctggatgAGGAATGGCAGGGTGGAGATGACGAGAACCCAGCAGGAGGTGGGCAGAAGGTCCGTCTCTTGAAATCAGCTTTGAAGCAGTATGCGGATAAGGAAGACTTGATCATCCTTTTCATAGACAG CTATGATGTACTCTTTGCTTCGGGCCCTGCAGAACTGCTCAAGAAGTTCAAACAAGCCAAGAGCAAGGTGGTCTTCTCAGCAGAGAACTACATCTATCCTGACAGAAAGTTGGAAGCCAAGTACCCTCAGGTGCGAGACGGAAAGCGCTTCCTGGGCTCTGGAG GCTTCATAGGTTATGCTCCAAACTTGAAGAAGCTTGTGGAGGAGTGGAAAGGACATGATGATGACAGTGACCAGCTCTTCTACACAAATGTCTTCTTGGATCCAGAAAAAAGA gaaagcatCAACATCAGTCTAGACCAAAGAAGCCGGATCTTCCAAAACCTAAATGGAGCATTAG ATGAGGTAGTTCTGAAGTTTGAAAACTCACGAGTGAGAGCAAGAAACTTGTTGTATGACACTCTGCCTGTGGTGATTCATGGAAATGGACCCACCAAG ctgcagctgaactACCTGGGAAACTACATTCCTCAAATATGGACGTTTGAGACTGGCTGCACTGTGTGTGATGAAGGTCTGCGAAGCCTCACAGGGTTTAAG GATGAAGCATTGCCAATGATTCTGATTGGTATTTTCATCGAGCAGCCCACACCATTCCTCTCCCAGTTTTTCTTGCGGCTTCGTAACCTTCATTACCCAAAGCAACGAATCCAGCTCTTCATTCACAACCAT GAGCAACATCACTTAAAGCAGGTGGATTCCTTTGTTAAAAAGCACGGCAAAGAATATCTCGCTGTCAAAGTGATTGGACCAGATGATGAGGTGGAGAATGCTGAAGCACGTAACTTGGGCAT GGATTTGTGCAGAAAGGATCCTGACTGTGACTATTACTTTAGCCTGGATGCTGAGATAGTTCTGAAGAACACAGAGACTCTAAGGATCCTGATCGAACAGAACAA GCTGGTGATTGCCCCACTGGTAAGCCGTCATGAGAAGTTGTGGTCAAATTTCTGGGGAGCACTGAGCCCTGATGGATACTATGCCCGCTCAGAAGATTATGTGGATGTTGTTCAAAGGCGGAGGGT TGGGCTTTGGAATGTTCCCTACATCAGCAGCGTTTACTTGGTTAAAGCCAAGGCTCTGCGATTGGAGCTTGACCAAGGAGATCTCTTTCACAATGGCAAGCTGGATGCTGACATGGCTTTCTGCCACAACGTCCGGAATCAG ggAGTCTTTATGTACCTGACAAATCGGCATGAGTTTGGACACATACTGTCCCTGGAGAATTACCAGACAACTCACCTCCACAATGACCTCTGGCAAATATTCAGCAATCCTGAG GACTGGAGAGAAAAGTACATCCATGAAAACtacacagcagctctgaaaggGAAATTAGTAGAAATG CCCTGCCCAGATGTTTACTGGTTCCCCATATTCACTGACACTGCCTGTGATGAGCTGGTGGAAGAAATGGAGCATTATGGCCAGTGGTCCACCGGTGACAACACG GACAGCAGAATACAAGGAGGATATGAGAATGTCCCAACTATTGACATACACATGAACCAAATTGGCTTTGAAAGAGAATGGTATAAGTTTCTTTTGGACTATATTGCACCCATCACAGAGAAACTGTATCCAGGTTACTATACCAAG ACTCAGTTTGAGCTAGCCTTTGTAGTTCGCTACAAACCTGATGAGCAGCCCTCTCTAATGCCCCATCACGATGCTTCCACCTTTACCATTAACATTGCTTTGAACCGAGTTGGAATAGACTATGAG GGAGGAGGCTGCCGGTTCCTGCGCTACAATTGCTCCATTCGAGCTCCACGGAAAGGCTGGACCCTTATGCATCCAGGACGCCTGACCCACTATCATGAAGGTCTTCCAACCACCAAAGGAACCCGTTATATCGCAGTGTCCTTTCTTGACCCCTAG
- the LOC102057855 gene encoding chymotrypsin-like elastase family member 2A, whose product MLGVLFAVLSLAAAAFGCGVPAYPPLVSRVVGGEAARPFSWPWQASLQYSSNGKWYHTCGGTLIATNWVMTAAHCISPSRNYRVFLGKYNLAAAEEGSIALPPEKIIVNENWNPRKVANGYDIALIKLTEHVTLSNHIQLACLPPAQSILSSNAACYVTGWGRLQTNGPLPDDLQQALLLVVDYATCSQPSWWGSTVKRTMVCAGGDGVTSSCNGDSGGPLNCQAADGKWEVHGIVSFGSALGCNYYHKPSVFTRVSAYNSWIQQVMATN is encoded by the exons ATGCTTGGAGTCCTCTTTGCTGTGTTGAGTCTGGCAGCCGCAG CCTTTGGCTGTGGGGTTCCTGCCTACCCCCCCCTTGTCTCTAGAGTTGTTGGAGGGGAAGCTGCAAGACCGTTCAGCTGGCCCTGGCAG GCCTCCCTTCAATACAGTTCCAATGGCAAATGGTATCACACCTGCGGAGGAACCCTCATTGCAACCAACTGGGTGATGACTGCTGCACACTGCATCAG TCCTTCTAGGAACTATCGAGTATTTCTTGGAAAATACAACCTAGCAGCTGCGGAAGAAGGATCAATTGCACTTCctccagaaaaaataattgtcaatGAGAACTGGAATCCACGGAAAGTTGCAAACGG GTATGACATTGCTTTGATCAAGCTCACTGAACACGTCACCTTAAGCAACCACATTCAGCTGGCCTGCCTCCCCCCTGCACAAAGCATCCTGTCATCCAACGCTGCCTGCTACGTGACAGGATGGGGAAGACTGCAGA CAAACGGACCTCTTCCAGACGACCTGCAGCAAGCCCTTTTGCTGGTGGTGGATTATGCCACTtgttcccagcccagctggtggGGAAGCACAGTGAAACGCACCATGGTTTGCGCTGGTGGGGATGGAGTCACCTCCAGTTGTAAT GGCGACTCTGGTGGCCCACTGAACTGCCAAGCTGCTGATGGCAAGTGGGAAGTGCATGGCATCGTCAGCTTTGGCTCTGCTCTTGGCTGCAACTATTACCACAAGCCTTCTGTCTTCACTCGGGTCTCTGCCTACAACAGCTGGATCCAGCAG GTTATGGCAACCAACTGA